The proteins below come from a single Arthrobacter sp. B1I2 genomic window:
- a CDS encoding alkaline phosphatase D family protein, whose protein sequence is MDNISRRTVISAGIGAGLVAALPSAAVAVSTADDAGLRTDPFMLGISSGEPWPDGFVLWTRLAVNPVAEDGLGGMPSRPVAVQWEVAEDEGMRKVVARGTEQARIETAHSVHVELRGLRPGREYFYRFRSGRHVSRVGRTLTSPGLHETPAALAMAFASCAQYEHGYFTAYRRLAEDHPDLVLHLGDYLYEYKKDSYVIGGGNPRRHEGPETVTLETYRQRHAQYKADADLQAAHAIAPWAVVWDDHEVDNNWADDVPENSDAGQLNDSVEHFRQRRAAAFQAYYENMPLRPSSLPAGPDMKIYRRIQWGQLANFHMMDTRQYRDDQLAGDGWKKNVAERLAENRSITGNEQEKWLLDGFRSSTQRWDILGQQVFFAERDRAQALDVDDVSMDGWDGYAASRRRITQGWIDAKVRNAVVLTGDVHRHWANDVKVDYKDPASPAVGSELVCTSITSTGDGTGSTTDATMAWNPHLKFYNDNRGYVNTRITRDAVTADFRVLDHVTTPGAPASTKASFEIRDGVPGLQARA, encoded by the coding sequence ATGGACAACATCTCCCGCAGAACCGTTATCTCCGCCGGCATCGGTGCCGGCCTTGTCGCCGCACTGCCCAGTGCCGCAGTCGCCGTTTCAACCGCGGACGACGCCGGCCTCCGCACCGATCCCTTCATGCTCGGCATCTCGTCGGGTGAGCCCTGGCCTGACGGCTTCGTCCTCTGGACCCGCCTGGCCGTGAACCCGGTGGCGGAGGACGGGCTGGGCGGGATGCCGTCGCGCCCGGTCGCCGTGCAGTGGGAGGTGGCCGAGGACGAGGGCATGCGGAAAGTGGTGGCCCGCGGCACGGAGCAGGCGCGGATCGAGACCGCCCACTCCGTGCATGTGGAGCTGCGCGGACTGAGGCCGGGCCGCGAGTATTTCTACCGCTTCCGCAGCGGCAGGCACGTGAGCCGGGTGGGCCGCACCCTCACGAGTCCGGGGCTGCATGAGACACCGGCCGCCCTGGCCATGGCGTTCGCCAGCTGCGCACAGTACGAACACGGCTACTTCACCGCGTACCGGCGCCTGGCCGAGGACCACCCGGACCTGGTGCTGCACCTGGGCGACTACCTCTACGAGTACAAGAAGGACAGCTACGTGATCGGCGGCGGGAACCCGCGCCGCCACGAAGGGCCCGAGACCGTCACACTGGAAACCTACCGGCAGCGGCACGCCCAGTACAAGGCCGACGCCGACCTGCAGGCCGCGCACGCGATCGCGCCCTGGGCAGTGGTGTGGGATGACCACGAGGTGGACAACAACTGGGCGGACGACGTGCCGGAGAACAGCGATGCCGGCCAGCTGAATGACAGCGTGGAGCACTTCCGGCAGCGACGCGCCGCCGCCTTCCAGGCGTACTACGAGAACATGCCGCTGCGCCCGTCCTCCCTCCCCGCCGGGCCGGACATGAAGATCTACCGGCGCATCCAGTGGGGCCAGCTGGCCAACTTCCACATGATGGATACGCGGCAGTACCGTGACGACCAGCTCGCGGGCGACGGCTGGAAGAAGAATGTGGCCGAGCGGCTGGCGGAGAACCGCAGCATCACCGGCAACGAGCAGGAGAAGTGGCTGCTGGACGGCTTCCGCAGCTCCACGCAGCGGTGGGACATCCTGGGCCAGCAGGTCTTCTTCGCCGAACGCGACCGGGCCCAGGCGCTGGACGTCGACGACGTCTCCATGGACGGCTGGGACGGGTACGCGGCCTCCCGCCGGCGCATCACCCAGGGCTGGATCGATGCGAAGGTGCGCAACGCCGTCGTCCTCACCGGGGATGTGCACCGCCACTGGGCCAACGACGTGAAGGTGGACTACAAGGACCCCGCCTCCCCCGCGGTGGGCTCGGAGCTGGTGTGCACCTCCATCACCTCCACCGGCGACGGCACCGGCTCCACCACGGACGCCACCATGGCCTGGAACCCGCACCTGAAGTTCTACAACGACAACCGCGGCTACGTAAACACCCGCATCACCAGGGACGCGGTGACCGCCGACTTCCGGGTGCTGGACCACGTAACGACGCCGGGCGCACCGGCGTCCACGAAGGCCTCCTTCGAGATCCGCGACGGGGTTCCGGGGCTGCAGGCGCGGGCCTGA
- a CDS encoding SDR family oxidoreductase, translated as MPRTSVITGAASGIGKATKELLEQRGERVIGVDIHDSEVVADLSTTEGRSALADAVRKVSGGRIDAIYANAGLAVPAPATVAVNFFGAVATVEGLRPLLAGSEAPRAVVVSSMAALLASDEDLVALLAAGDEQAAMARAEVLAKEPTTTGQLIYASTKLALSRWVRRHAATAEWAGAGIPLNAVAPGVIVTPMTADFIGTEEARKALLNVVPMPLNGIAEPIVVARQLAWLNSAENTHLCGQIVYVDGGSDAVLRGDSVW; from the coding sequence ATGCCCCGCACCTCCGTCATCACCGGCGCCGCCTCCGGTATCGGCAAGGCCACCAAGGAACTGCTTGAACAACGCGGCGAACGCGTCATCGGCGTGGACATCCACGATTCCGAAGTGGTGGCTGACCTGTCCACCACAGAAGGACGCAGCGCCCTGGCGGATGCGGTGCGGAAGGTCAGCGGCGGCAGGATCGATGCCATTTACGCGAACGCGGGCCTCGCCGTCCCGGCCCCCGCCACCGTGGCCGTGAACTTCTTCGGCGCTGTCGCCACGGTAGAGGGGCTCCGGCCCCTGCTGGCCGGATCGGAAGCCCCACGGGCGGTGGTGGTCTCGTCGATGGCGGCTCTCCTGGCCAGCGACGAGGATCTGGTTGCGCTGCTGGCCGCCGGGGACGAGCAGGCGGCCATGGCCCGCGCCGAGGTCCTGGCCAAGGAACCAACGACGACCGGACAGCTCATCTACGCGTCCACGAAGCTGGCGCTCTCGCGGTGGGTCCGGCGCCACGCCGCCACGGCGGAATGGGCCGGGGCCGGCATCCCGCTGAACGCCGTGGCGCCGGGCGTCATCGTCACCCCCATGACTGCCGACTTCATCGGCACGGAGGAAGCGCGGAAGGCGCTGCTGAATGTGGTCCCGATGCCGCTCAACGGCATCGCCGAGCCCATCGTCGTGGCCCGCCAGCTGGCGTGGCTCAACAGTGCGGAGAACACGCATCTGTGCGGGCAGATCGTCTATGTGGACGGCGGCAGCGACGCTGTGCTGCGCGGCGACTCAGTCTGGTGA
- a CDS encoding S8 family serine peptidase — translation MKKMVIAGLTAAVLSFGALTAAPAVSAAPSMSPAEAGQILVKTYDDGAAPSVLRQYGLSAGSAVGGTGARLVTVPSGQETRLIEALSRNPSVEYAEPDEPARAATSDQYFPRQYALQNTGQSFTNTRGDIKVPAGTADADVDAVEAWNVTTGTGMKVAVLDSGVASDNPDIAPKVAARANFSDAATKAGDPLAEDYYGHGTHVAGIVAATSNNSAGVAGVCPGCTILAGKVLNDSGVGSSSSVANGINWAVSNGAKVINMSIGVRASRTLEAAVNSAWNKGTVLVAAAGNGGNQTKIYPGSYANVIAVAATDNKDLKASFSTYGASWVDVAAPGVNVYSTFPNHDFALEVPNNRSKGYDVGNGSSMSSAIVAATAALAWSSHTDATNASVRAKLESTADRISGTGTYWAYGRVNAANAVK, via the coding sequence ATGAAAAAAATGGTCATCGCAGGTCTCACGGCGGCAGTCCTCTCGTTTGGCGCACTCACCGCGGCGCCCGCCGTCAGCGCGGCGCCGTCAATGTCCCCGGCGGAGGCGGGACAGATTCTGGTCAAAACGTACGACGACGGCGCGGCCCCCAGCGTGCTCCGCCAGTACGGACTTTCGGCCGGCTCCGCCGTGGGCGGCACGGGTGCGCGGCTGGTCACGGTGCCTTCCGGCCAGGAAACCCGGCTCATCGAAGCCCTCAGCCGGAACCCGTCCGTTGAGTACGCCGAGCCGGATGAGCCGGCCCGCGCGGCAACCAGCGACCAGTACTTCCCCCGCCAGTACGCCCTGCAGAACACCGGCCAGTCCTTCACCAACACCCGCGGCGACATCAAGGTACCGGCAGGCACGGCGGACGCCGACGTCGACGCCGTTGAAGCCTGGAACGTCACCACCGGCACCGGCATGAAGGTGGCCGTCCTGGACTCGGGCGTGGCCAGCGACAACCCGGACATCGCGCCGAAAGTGGCGGCCCGCGCCAACTTCAGCGACGCAGCCACCAAAGCCGGCGACCCCCTGGCGGAGGACTACTACGGCCACGGCACCCATGTGGCCGGCATTGTTGCCGCAACATCGAACAACTCGGCAGGCGTTGCCGGTGTATGCCCGGGCTGCACCATCCTGGCCGGCAAAGTCCTGAACGACAGCGGGGTAGGGTCCAGCTCAAGCGTTGCCAACGGCATCAACTGGGCCGTCAGCAACGGCGCCAAGGTGATCAACATGAGTATCGGAGTCCGCGCGTCACGCACGCTGGAGGCCGCCGTCAACAGCGCCTGGAACAAGGGAACCGTGCTGGTGGCCGCGGCCGGAAACGGCGGAAACCAAACCAAGATCTACCCCGGCTCCTACGCGAACGTCATCGCCGTGGCGGCCACGGACAACAAGGACCTCAAAGCCTCGTTCTCCACCTACGGTGCCAGCTGGGTGGACGTGGCAGCACCGGGCGTCAATGTCTACTCCACCTTCCCGAACCACGACTTTGCCCTGGAAGTTCCCAACAACCGTTCCAAGGGATACGACGTGGGCAACGGCAGCTCCATGTCCTCCGCCATCGTGGCCGCCACCGCCGCCCTGGCCTGGAGCTCGCACACCGACGCCACCAACGCCTCGGTACGGGCCAAGCTGGAATCGACCGCGGACAGGATCTCGGGGACGGGCACCTACTGGGCGTACGGGCGGGTGAACGCCGCCAACGCCGTCAAGTAG
- a CDS encoding CPBP family intramembrane glutamic endopeptidase, with protein MEASATWRRAAAAVMPAVVPALMVPVFRYTVRRFGKRRGYQAGFGAYWALCWGLALAVAGRRRLVDLWRVPGPAPQGRLVMWSILLVPPAGAIATELIPNARKAGPTAALAAVGIGLTNALAEEALWRGVPLAVFPGRKILGWLWPSLGFTAWHLVPLAVRPHPRGRWPVLLGAGLIGVGYGWAAQRSGSLLYVSLAHAATDSCGVRAARNAWLPQAPAGQK; from the coding sequence ATGGAAGCCTCAGCCACGTGGCGCCGGGCAGCCGCTGCCGTGATGCCGGCGGTGGTGCCTGCCCTGATGGTTCCCGTGTTCCGGTACACCGTCCGCCGGTTTGGGAAGCGGCGCGGCTACCAGGCCGGGTTCGGCGCCTACTGGGCGCTGTGCTGGGGTCTCGCGCTCGCGGTGGCCGGCCGCCGCCGGCTGGTGGATCTGTGGCGGGTTCCGGGCCCCGCACCCCAAGGCAGGCTGGTGATGTGGAGCATCCTGCTCGTCCCGCCGGCCGGGGCCATCGCCACGGAACTGATTCCCAACGCCAGGAAAGCGGGCCCGACGGCGGCGCTCGCCGCCGTCGGCATCGGCCTTACCAACGCGCTGGCCGAGGAAGCCCTGTGGCGCGGCGTGCCGCTGGCCGTCTTCCCGGGCCGGAAAATCCTGGGCTGGCTCTGGCCCTCCCTCGGTTTCACCGCCTGGCACCTGGTCCCGCTGGCCGTCCGCCCCCATCCGCGGGGCCGCTGGCCCGTGCTGCTGGGCGCGGGCCTGATCGGAGTGGGGTACGGGTGGGCGGCCCAGCGCAGCGGCTCGCTGCTGTATGTGTCCCTTGCGCACGCCGCAACCGACTCCTGCGGCGTCCGCGCGGCCCGCAACGCCTGGCTGCCGCAAGCGCCCGCGGGACAAAAATAG